One Meiothermus sp. CFH 77666 genomic region harbors:
- a CDS encoding permease-like cell division protein FtsX: MYALSQAFRSLRQHLTSTLATFFTALVSFSLLFLLGLVLWNLDRVVASLERELEVAAFLKPEAQATAILNEIKTWPEVSEAKLQTKEEALATLQLDYPYLAQAREFIQNPLPDTIRLKLTDPQQVREVGRRVARIEGVDSVEYGGALTEQLVRVLAGLRVAVNILIVLLLLDTLFSVMGTIRLSIENRREELRVMQLVGATRRFIQGPFVAEGTLLTLAAGLVALGLGVVSYRFLAEALQNLLPFVPVLAEGDLIRAALAMLVLAVLLGATGAYLASRANLREADL, translated from the coding sequence GTGTATGCCCTTTCCCAGGCCTTTCGTTCGCTGCGCCAACACCTGACCAGTACGCTGGCCACTTTTTTTACCGCCCTGGTATCGTTTTCGCTGCTATTTTTGCTGGGATTGGTGCTGTGGAACCTGGATCGGGTGGTAGCCTCCCTCGAGCGCGAACTGGAGGTGGCCGCCTTTCTCAAGCCGGAGGCCCAGGCCACCGCCATTCTGAACGAGATCAAAACCTGGCCCGAGGTGAGCGAGGCCAAGCTGCAAACCAAAGAAGAGGCCCTGGCCACCCTCCAGCTCGACTACCCCTACCTGGCTCAGGCTCGAGAGTTCATCCAGAACCCCCTCCCCGACACCATCCGGCTCAAACTGACCGACCCCCAGCAGGTGCGCGAGGTGGGGCGGCGGGTGGCGCGGATTGAAGGGGTGGACAGCGTGGAGTACGGGGGCGCCCTTACCGAGCAACTGGTGCGGGTGCTGGCGGGCTTGCGGGTGGCGGTGAATATTTTGATTGTGCTGCTGCTCCTGGACACCCTTTTTAGCGTGATGGGCACCATCCGGCTCTCCATCGAAAACCGCCGCGAGGAGCTGCGGGTGATGCAACTGGTAGGGGCCACCCGGCGCTTTATCCAGGGGCCGTTTGTGGCCGAGGGCACGCTGCTCACCCTGGCTGCGGGCCTGGTGGCGTTGGGGCTGGGGGTTGTGTCGTATCGCTTTCTGGCCGAGGCGCTGCAAAACCTGCTGCCCTTCGTGCCGGTGCTGGCCGAGGGCGACCTGATCCGGGCCGCTCTGGCCATGCTGGTGCTGGCGGTGCTGCTGGGGGCCACCGGGGCTTATCTGGCCAGCCGGGCCAACCTGCGGGAGGCGGATTTATGA
- a CDS encoding glycerate kinase: protein MREQLVASFQYALAQTHPARLTEQHLPEASPALIVAVGKAALSMLEAALARFPQAPFIAVPKAEAGRVWPQWPNGRILPASHPVPDEKSVQAGQAILQAVSKLKPDDLLLLLVSGGGSALMCAPWGVDLATKQALTQALLRSGADIQEINAVRKHISGLKGGRLAAATPARILALYLSDVPGDDFAVIASGPTVPDPSTFADALGVLDKYGLDFPEVRAHLTQGVQGALPESPKPGEALFARVENRLIGSNQGLLEAARTYWQAQGYRAVILSDRFQGEARELARFHANLVQSIRTHKEPFRPPVVLLSGGEASVTVRGSGQGGRNQEFLAWLGFYLGQEGLWALAADSDGIDGNTLAAGAIWQPDTWERARGQGLDLKSFLRQNNSHGFFAAMNDLLVTGETANNLNDLRVLVVE, encoded by the coding sequence ATGCGCGAGCAGCTTGTGGCCAGCTTCCAATACGCCCTGGCGCAAACCCACCCGGCCCGCCTCACCGAACAACACCTGCCCGAAGCATCCCCGGCGCTCATCGTGGCGGTGGGGAAAGCCGCGCTGAGTATGCTCGAGGCCGCTTTGGCGCGGTTTCCGCAGGCTCCTTTTATAGCGGTTCCCAAGGCCGAGGCGGGGCGGGTCTGGCCCCAATGGCCCAATGGGCGCATCCTGCCCGCCAGCCACCCGGTGCCCGACGAGAAGAGTGTGCAGGCCGGGCAGGCCATCCTGCAAGCGGTCTCGAAATTGAAGCCGGACGATTTGCTGCTCCTGCTGGTCTCGGGGGGTGGCAGCGCCCTGATGTGTGCGCCGTGGGGCGTTGATCTAGCCACCAAACAGGCTTTGACGCAGGCCTTACTTCGCTCCGGGGCCGATATTCAGGAGATCAACGCAGTCCGCAAGCACATCTCGGGCCTCAAGGGTGGGCGGCTGGCAGCGGCGACCCCGGCCCGCATTCTGGCCCTGTACCTTTCCGACGTGCCCGGCGACGACTTCGCGGTGATTGCCTCTGGGCCTACCGTGCCCGACCCCAGCACCTTTGCCGATGCGCTGGGGGTTCTGGACAAGTACGGCCTGGACTTCCCCGAGGTGCGAGCCCACCTGACCCAGGGGGTACAGGGCGCCCTGCCCGAGTCGCCCAAACCGGGGGAAGCCCTGTTTGCGCGGGTGGAAAACCGTCTGATTGGTAGCAACCAGGGGCTGCTCGAGGCCGCCCGCACCTACTGGCAGGCCCAGGGCTATCGGGCCGTGATCCTCTCCGACCGTTTCCAGGGCGAGGCCCGCGAGCTGGCCCGCTTCCACGCCAACCTGGTGCAGAGCATCCGCACCCACAAAGAGCCCTTCCGGCCCCCCGTTGTGCTGCTCTCCGGAGGCGAGGCCAGTGTCACGGTGCGCGGTTCGGGGCAGGGCGGGCGCAACCAGGAGTTTCTGGCCTGGCTGGGCTTTTATCTGGGCCAGGAGGGCCTCTGGGCCCTGGCCGCCGACTCCGACGGGATTGACGGCAATACCCTGGCCGCCGGGGCCATCTGGCAACCCGACACCTGGGAAAGGGCCAGGGGGCAGGGGCTAGACCTCAAATCCTTTTTGCGGCAAAACAACTCGCACGGCTTTTTTGCGGCCATGAACGACCTGCTCGTCACCGGCGAGACCGCAAATAACCTCAACGATTTGCGGGTGCTGGTAGTCGAGTAG
- the glcF gene encoding glycolate oxidase subunit GlcF, with the protein MQHKIDVEQLGPQGEIMAHAIEACVHCGFCLPACPTYQVLGEEMDSPRGRIFLMKEVLEGNLQMEEAQPYLDKCLGCQGCVTACPSGVPYGELISTYRGWSEPRRHRSPFQKLFRIGLQETLPYPARFRAAAWLGRLGKLVQPLLPPMLKAPLELLPEALPKSEPLPEVIPAEGPRRARVAFLAGCAQQVLQPGFNRATLRVLAQNGVEVVIPKDQSCCGALALHTGERGRALQFARTNLKAFAGDYDAILTNAAGCGSGLKEYPMLFHGEPEQAQAAELAARVKDVSVFLVELGLKEVPPLKRPLKVAYHDACHLAHAQGVRAEPRQLLRSIPGVELVEIPEGELCCGSAGTYNLEQPAIAATLGERKARNILATGAEVVVTGNIGCFTQIQTHLKKLGRELPVLHTVELLERAYAQTALQEGPS; encoded by the coding sequence ATGCAGCACAAGATTGATGTCGAACAGCTGGGCCCCCAGGGCGAAATTATGGCTCACGCCATCGAGGCGTGTGTGCATTGTGGCTTCTGCCTGCCGGCCTGCCCCACCTACCAGGTGCTCGGCGAGGAAATGGACTCGCCCCGCGGGCGCATCTTCCTGATGAAGGAGGTGCTCGAGGGCAACCTCCAGATGGAGGAAGCCCAGCCCTACCTGGACAAGTGCCTGGGCTGCCAGGGCTGCGTAACAGCCTGCCCCAGCGGGGTGCCCTACGGCGAACTCATCTCCACCTACCGGGGCTGGAGCGAGCCCAGGCGCCACCGCTCCCCCTTCCAGAAGCTCTTTCGCATCGGCCTGCAGGAGACCCTCCCCTACCCGGCCCGCTTCCGGGCGGCGGCGTGGCTGGGGCGGCTGGGCAAGCTGGTTCAACCGCTGCTGCCGCCCATGCTGAAGGCCCCCCTCGAGCTTCTGCCCGAGGCTCTCCCCAAGAGCGAACCCCTCCCCGAGGTCATCCCCGCCGAGGGCCCTCGGCGGGCCCGGGTGGCCTTTTTGGCCGGTTGCGCCCAGCAGGTGCTGCAACCGGGTTTCAACCGTGCTACCCTGCGGGTGCTGGCCCAGAACGGGGTCGAGGTGGTGATTCCCAAAGACCAGAGCTGCTGCGGGGCGCTGGCCCTGCACACCGGCGAACGGGGGCGGGCCTTGCAGTTTGCCCGCACCAACCTCAAAGCCTTTGCCGGCGACTACGACGCCATCCTCACCAACGCCGCCGGCTGTGGCTCGGGCCTCAAGGAGTACCCCATGCTCTTCCACGGCGAGCCCGAGCAAGCCCAGGCTGCTGAACTGGCCGCCAGGGTGAAGGATGTTTCGGTCTTCCTGGTGGAGCTCGGCCTGAAGGAAGTGCCGCCCCTGAAGCGGCCCCTCAAGGTGGCCTACCACGACGCCTGCCACCTGGCCCATGCCCAGGGGGTGCGGGCCGAACCGCGCCAGCTGCTCCGGAGCATTCCGGGGGTGGAACTGGTGGAAATTCCCGAGGGCGAGCTCTGCTGCGGCTCGGCGGGTACATATAACCTCGAGCAGCCCGCCATTGCCGCCACCCTGGGCGAGCGCAAGGCCCGCAACATCCTGGCTACCGGGGCCGAGGTGGTGGTCACGGGCAACATCGGCTGCTTCACCCAGATCCAGACCCACCTCAAAAAGCTGGGGCGTGAGCTTCCGGTGCTGCACACGGTGGAGCTGCTCGAGCGGGCCTATGCCCAAACGGCCCTCCAGGAAGGCCCCTCATGA
- a CDS encoding FAD-binding protein, translating into MSTPPLQPTSAAEVQEAVRTHRHLLPRGGGSKPALSRPHEGQTVLDMSGLSGVLEYDPSEYVFVARAGTRLAEVEALLAQHGQYLPFDPPLVAQGATLGGTVAAGLSGPMRQRYGGLRDFILGVQFVDGEGQLVRGGGKVVKNAAGFDLPKLMVGSLGRLGILTEVAFKVFPAPKATATLLVNFPGLEAALEALYRLAGSPIELYALDLQPPGTLVLRLGGLPEALPARLERLQAFLGRGGEPLSGEAETAYWRSLNELNLGEGALVKVALTARRIPALEQALGQAPRRYLSAGHLLYLAWNAELKALDALLQAQGLSGLVLKGATHRPQIGIDLGQAMGHKVTKALDPQGKFAQEPYAAQD; encoded by the coding sequence GTGAGCACTCCCCCCCTTCAGCCCACCAGCGCTGCCGAAGTCCAGGAGGCCGTGCGCACACACCGCCACCTCCTGCCCCGAGGGGGCGGCAGCAAGCCTGCGCTCTCGAGGCCCCACGAAGGCCAGACCGTGCTTGATATGAGCGGCCTCTCGGGGGTGCTGGAGTACGACCCCAGCGAGTATGTGTTTGTGGCCCGGGCCGGCACCAGGCTGGCTGAGGTGGAAGCCCTGCTGGCCCAGCACGGGCAGTACCTGCCCTTCGACCCGCCCCTGGTAGCACAGGGGGCGACGCTGGGCGGCACGGTAGCGGCGGGGCTCTCGGGCCCGATGCGCCAGCGCTACGGCGGGTTGCGGGATTTCATTTTGGGGGTGCAGTTTGTAGATGGCGAGGGCCAGCTGGTGCGGGGCGGGGGCAAGGTGGTCAAGAACGCCGCCGGGTTCGACCTGCCCAAGCTGATGGTGGGCAGCCTGGGGCGGCTGGGCATCCTGACCGAGGTGGCTTTTAAGGTGTTTCCCGCTCCCAAAGCCACCGCCACCCTGCTGGTCAATTTTCCCGGCCTGGAAGCGGCCCTCGAGGCCCTCTACCGGCTGGCAGGCTCCCCCATCGAGCTCTACGCGCTCGACCTGCAACCGCCTGGCACCCTGGTTCTGCGGCTGGGCGGTTTGCCAGAGGCCCTACCGGCCCGGCTGGAACGACTCCAGGCTTTTTTGGGGCGGGGGGGCGAGCCCCTGAGTGGCGAGGCTGAAACGGCCTACTGGCGCAGCCTGAACGAGCTGAACCTGGGCGAAGGGGCCCTGGTAAAAGTGGCCCTCACGGCCCGGCGCATCCCGGCCCTGGAACAGGCCCTGGGCCAGGCCCCACGGCGCTACCTGAGTGCGGGCCACCTGCTCTACCTGGCCTGGAACGCAGAGCTGAAGGCGCTCGATGCCCTCCTCCAGGCCCAGGGCTTGTCTGGTCTGGTTCTGAAGGGCGCTACGCATCGGCCCCAGATTGGAATAGACTTGGGGCAGGCCATGGGCCACAAGGTGACCAAAGCCCTCGACCCGCAGGGCAAGTTTGCGCAGGAACCCTATGCAGCACAAGATTGA